The following is a genomic window from Serratia ficaria.
TGAATCCGCACAAAATCCTCCACGGCGAATGCTCGCCGCATTTTTTCGCGTTTTCCCCGGCTTTCGGACCATTGGACGGTGGAACTCACGGCGGTTTTTCGGCATGCTGGATGCCGGTTTTCATTTTCCGCTCCGGCGGTTTACCACCGGCGTTTCGCCGGTGTTTGGTTGCAGAGAAGGTTTTGACTCCATGACGTTGACCATGTACGGCATCAAAAATTGTGACACCATCAAAAAAGCGCGCCGCTGGCTGGAAGAACAGGGCGTGGCCTATCAGTTTCACGACTACCGCGCCGACGGGCTGGATGAACGGCTGCTGCGCGGTTTTGTCGAGCGACTGGGTTGGGAGCCGCTGTTGAACACCCGCGGCACCACCTGGCGCAAGCTGGATGACGCGCAGCGCAGCGCCTGCGATAACGCCGATGCGGCCATCGCCCTGATGCTGGCCCAGCCGGCTATCATCAAACGTCCGCTGCTGGACGACGGCCAGGGCCACGCCCTGCTCGGCTTCAGCGCCGAGGGCTATCAGCAATTTATCTCCGAGGTCGCAGCATGATTTGCCCGGTTATCGAACTGGCTCAACAGTTGATCAAACGCCCTTCCCTCAGCCCGCGCGACGAAGGCTGCCAACAGCTGATGATCGACCGGCTGCAGGCCATCGGCTTTACCGTCGAAGCGATGGACTTCGAGGACACCCAGAATTTCTGGGCCTGGCGCGGCGAAGGCCGGACGCTGGCGTTTGCCGGCCACACCGACGTGGTGCCGACCGGCGACGAAAAACGCTGGGACAACCCGCCGTTTGAGCCGGCCATCCGCGACGGCATGCTGTACGGCCGCGGCGCGGCGGACATGAAAGGCTCGCTGGCGGCGATGGTGGTGGCGGCGGAACGCTTTGTCGCCGCCAACCCGCACCATCAGGGCCGGCTGGCGTTTCTGATCACCTCCGATGAAGAGGCCAGCGCCACCCACGGCACGGTCAAGGTGGTGGAAGCGCTGATGGCGCGCAACGAACGGCTGGATTACTGCCTGGTCGGCGAACCGTCCAGCACCGATCGCGTCGGCGACGTGGTGAAAAACGGCCGCCGCGGTTCAATCACCGCCAACCTGCACATCCACGGCGTGCAGGGCCACGTCGCCTACCCGCACCTGGCGGATAACCCGGTGCACCGCGCCATGCCGGCGCTGAATGAGCTGGTGGCGATCGAATGGGACCGCGGCAACGAATTTTTCCCGCCGACCAGCATGCAGATAGCCAACGTGCAGGCCGGCACCGGCAGCAACAACGTGATCCCGGGCGAACTGTTCGTGCAGTTCAACTTCCGCTTCAGCACCGAACTGACCGACGCGATGATCAAACAGCGGGTGGAAGAGCTGCTGGAGCGCCACCAGTTGAACTACAGCATCGAATGGCGCCTGTCCGGCCAACCCTTCCTCACCGCGCGCGGCGCGTTGGTGGACGCGGTGGTCAACGCCGTCGAGCACTATTCTGAAATCACCCCGCAGCTGCAGACCACCGGCGGCACCTCGGACGGCCGCTTTATCGCCCTGATGGGCGCGCAGGTGGTGGAGCTGGGGCCGGTCAACGCCACTATCCACAAGGTTAACGAGTGCGTGAACGCCGCCGATCTGCAGCTGCTGAGCCGCATGTATCAACGCATCATGGAGCAGTTGGTCGCATGATCACCGAGGAAATGCTTACCGGGCGCTCCGCCGCGCACCTGGCGCCGCTGAGCGGCAATCACCGCCTGCAGCCCGCGGCGGTGGCGGCCTTTCTCGCCATGCAGCAGGCGGCGCGAAGCGCGGGATTCGATCTGCAGCCCGCCAGCACCTTCCGCGATTTCGATCGGCAATTGGCGATTTGGAATGGAAAATTCTGCGGCGAGCGCCCAGTATTAGATAAGGACAGCAAACCGATCGACGTGGCGACGCTGTCGGTCGCCGAGCGCTGCGAAGCGATCCTGCGCTGGTCGGCGTTGCCGGGCGCCAGCCGCCACCACTGGGGCAGCGATCTGGATGTGTACGATCCTTCGCTGCTGCCGGAAGGCCAAAAGCTGCAGCTGGAGCCATGGGAATATGAGCAAGGGGGATACTTCCACGCGCTCAACCAATGGCTGACGGCGCACATGGCGGAATTTGGCTTTTATCGCCCCTTCACCGAAGACGGCGACGGCGTTGCGGTGGAGCCGTGGCATCTGAGCTACCGCCCGCTGGCGCGCGAGGCCGAGCATCTGCTGACGCCGGCGCTGCTGCTGGCGGCCTGGCGAGACAGGGAGGTTGCCGGTGCCGAATGGCTTGAACGCCATTTGCCATCGATATTTTCGCGTTTTATACGCAGTGAAGGAAAGGAGTGAATATGCAATGGTTAGCGGATTACTGGTGGATCATCCTGTTGATTCTGGTGGGGATGATCATCAGCGGCATTAAAGAGCTGCGGCGCGTGGACGTGAAAGGCTATCTGGCCGACAAACCCGAGATCCCGCCGCACCGCGATAACAACGCCCAGTGGGACGACGAAGACGACTGGCCGAAAAAGAAATGACATCAGGGCGCACCCGGCGCCCTGAGTTTTATTTAAAGGCGATCAGATCGCCGCGTTTGCCGAGCAGCGCCTCATCCCAGTAACGCTGGGGCACGTAGTAATGCAGGCGCTCCAGAGCGCTGGTCATCATGCCCTGATTGATCGCGTGCCCTACCCCTTGCTCCACGTCCAACGTAAAATCGACGCCGTTGGCCTGCAGGCTTTCCGCCGCGGCCTGAGCATGCTGCACCGCGATCGTCGCATCCTCTTCACCGTGGATCAGGTGCACCACGCTGTCGCCGAACGCCTGTTCC
Proteins encoded in this region:
- a CDS encoding ArsC family reductase; its protein translation is MTLTMYGIKNCDTIKKARRWLEEQGVAYQFHDYRADGLDERLLRGFVERLGWEPLLNTRGTTWRKLDDAQRSACDNADAAIALMLAQPAIIKRPLLDDGQGHALLGFSAEGYQQFISEVAA
- the dapE gene encoding succinyl-diaminopimelate desuccinylase → MICPVIELAQQLIKRPSLSPRDEGCQQLMIDRLQAIGFTVEAMDFEDTQNFWAWRGEGRTLAFAGHTDVVPTGDEKRWDNPPFEPAIRDGMLYGRGAADMKGSLAAMVVAAERFVAANPHHQGRLAFLITSDEEASATHGTVKVVEALMARNERLDYCLVGEPSSTDRVGDVVKNGRRGSITANLHIHGVQGHVAYPHLADNPVHRAMPALNELVAIEWDRGNEFFPPTSMQIANVQAGTGSNNVIPGELFVQFNFRFSTELTDAMIKQRVEELLERHQLNYSIEWRLSGQPFLTARGALVDAVVNAVEHYSEITPQLQTTGGTSDGRFIALMGAQVVELGPVNATIHKVNECVNAADLQLLSRMYQRIMEQLVA
- a CDS encoding M15 family metallopeptidase, with amino-acid sequence MITEEMLTGRSAAHLAPLSGNHRLQPAAVAAFLAMQQAARSAGFDLQPASTFRDFDRQLAIWNGKFCGERPVLDKDSKPIDVATLSVAERCEAILRWSALPGASRHHWGSDLDVYDPSLLPEGQKLQLEPWEYEQGGYFHALNQWLTAHMAEFGFYRPFTEDGDGVAVEPWHLSYRPLAREAEHLLTPALLLAAWRDREVAGAEWLERHLPSIFSRFIRSEGKE
- a CDS encoding YpfN family protein; this encodes MQWLADYWWIILLILVGMIISGIKELRRVDVKGYLADKPEIPPHRDNNAQWDDEDDWPKKK